A genomic region of Zygotorulaspora mrakii chromosome 7, complete sequence contains the following coding sequences:
- the TEP1 gene encoding putative phosphatidylinositol-3,4,5-trisphosphate 3-phosphatase (similar to Saccharomyces cerevisiae TEP1 (YNL128W); ancestral locus Anc_2.141), with protein MTFRHTKIKPRNIFRLLYAAPMNVHKNELGLALDISYITPNIIVCSYPVTNFPRLMYRNSLEELVAFLNFHHGIGNWKIYNFKVEKCSSDYTDDDLIYSIQLSQYGSTERRLLPNANYATHNLTAEMFGENCIDQVLLRKGWLDHCPPPFLLLQEIIDDIYQHTSQSESSVAVLHCKMGKGRSGTVCIAYLMKYLESPLSDARDVFMDKRFRPGLSKGVTIVSQLRLLRYHELFLFYDPPLRASLLDQCARARFQLTSVYLSKPSSVILTHPYFASIKIQTFNRERDGLIDLAVLETDGELLYKSKEKGLTICLPLNVDLSDIRLEFGVISKSSNVMNSFTSLASYSHCWLNLYFETLRCSRDFSQTHFTLSELREEQRTGQEFLFVIKWSELDGVKGTTNRGLKLFDSITLKWKLL; from the coding sequence ATGACTTTTCGACATACTAAAATTAAACCACGTAATATTTTTAGATTACTCTATGCAGCTCCCATGAATGTGCATAAAAATGAACTGGGATTGGCATTAGACATTTCGTACATTACTCCAAACATAATCGTGTGCTCATATCCTGTCACAAATTTTCCCAGATTAATGTATAGAAATAGTTTAGAGGAACTTGTGGCTTTTCTCAACTTTCATCATGGTATAGGCAACTGGAAGATATATAATTTTAAGGTCGAAAAGTGCAGCTCTGATTACACAGACGATGATCTGATCTACAGCATTCAACTTAGTCAATATGGATCCACTGAGAGAAGGCTACTGCCTAATGCGAATTATGCGACACATAATCTAACCGCCGAAATGTTTGGCGAAAACTGTATCGATCAAGTGTTACTGAGAAAGGGCTGGTTGGACCATTGCCCACCTCCTTTCTTGCTTTTGCAAGAAATCATAGACGACATTTATCAACATACTTCTCAATCTGAATCATCTGTAGCTGTATTGCACTGCAAGATGGGGAAAGGGCGCTCAGGCACAGTGTGCATAGCctatttgatgaaatactTGGAGTCACCATTGTCAGATGCTAGAGATGTCTTCATGGACAAGAGATTCCGGCCTGGATTAAGTAAGGGAGTTACCATTGTCTCTCAATTAAGGTTGCTACGATATCAtgaattatttttattctaTGATCCACCATTAAGAGCTAGTTTGCTGGATCAATGTGCCAGAGCCCGTTTTCAGCTCACCTCGGTATACTTATCGAAGCCATCGTCTGTAATTTTGACCCATCCATATTTTGCTTCGATAAAGATCCAAACATTTAATAGAGAACGTGATGGTTTAATCGATCTTGCAGTTTTGGAGACTGATGGAGAACTCTTATATAAATCCAAGGAGAAAGGATTGACAATATGCCTACCATTAAATGTTGACCTCAGTGATATACGGTTGGAGTTTGGAGTaatttccaaatcttcGAATGTTATGAATAGTTTTACTTCTTTGGCATCGTACTCTCACTGTTGGCTAAATTTATACTTCGAGACATTGAGATGCAGCAGAGACTTTTCTCAAACTCATTTCACCTTGAGTGAACTGAGAGAAGAACAAAGAACAGGTCAAGAATTCCTGTTTGTTATCAAGTGGTCTGAACTGGACGGAGTCAAAGGCACTACGAACCGCGGGCTGAAGCTTTTTGATTCCATAACGCTCAAGTGGAAGTTACTGTAA
- the NRK1 gene encoding ribosylnicotinamide kinase (similar to Saccharomyces cerevisiae NRK1 (YNL129W); ancestral locus Anc_2.140), producing the protein MDSPRVVLISISGCSSSGKTTIAKLTSQVFPNSILIHEDDFYKHDEEVPVDPKHDIRNWDSPEALDFDLFQKELDSIKKTGKIANKLIHNGNVDDLGKFKLIEKDFTTLTQKYQSVDSVKLVIVDGFMIYNNPDISSKFDVKLFIRAPYEVLKKRRAARPGYQTLDSFWVDPPYYFDEFVYYSYKASHAPLFVNGNVEGELDTSAPLAKDIKVFENDDNTPIVDALTWTCDEIVNFCKANY; encoded by the exons ATGGATAGCCCTCGAGTAGTATTGATATCCATCAGTGGGTGCTCTTCTAGTGGTAAAACC ACAATTGCTAAGCTCACTTCTCAAGTGTTTCCTAATAGTATTCTGATCCATGAAGATGATTTCTACAAGCATGACGAGGAAGTGCCAGTAGACCCCAAGCATGATATAAGGAATTGGGATTCGCCAGAGgctcttgattttgatctatttcaaaaagaactAGATAGTATCAAGAAAACAGGCAAAATAGCCAACAAGCTAATCCATAATGGTAACGTCGATGATCTGGGCAAGTTCAAACTCATCGAAAAGGATTTTACAACGTTGactcaaaaatatcaaagcGTAGATTCTGTTAAATTAGTGATAGTTGACGGATTTATGATTTATAACAATCCTGATATATCATCAAAGTTCGATGTCAAGCTGTTCATACGTGCGCCATACGAGgtcttgaagaagagacGAGCCGCACGTCCTGGGTATCAAACATTGGATTCATTCTGGGTTGATCCGCCTTACTATTTCGATGAGTTCGTCTATTATTCATACAAAGCTTCACATGCCCCCTTGTTTGTCAATGGCAATGTAGAGGGTGAGCTCGACACATCAGCACCCTTGGCAAAGGACATCAAGGTTTTCGAAAACGATGATAACACGCCAATAGTCGATGCGTTGACATGGACTTGTGATGAGATCGttaatttttgcaaagcGAATTACTGA
- the CPT1 gene encoding diacylglycerol cholinephosphotransferase (similar to Saccharomyces cerevisiae EPT1 (YHR123W) and CPT1 (YNL130C); ancestral locus Anc_2.138) — translation MGYFVPHNKLENLKQYKYQSEDRSIVTHYVLKPFWRKFANIFPLWMVPNVVTLSGFCFIIINVLTVLYYDPGLNQETPRWTYFSYAIGLFLYQTFDACDGMHARRTGQSGPLGELFDHCIDSLNTTLSLFPFCSVTGIGYGYIFIFSQFAVLANFYLSTWEEYHTHMLFLSEFSGPVEGILMICSSFVLAGIFGPEVVWHTKLFSFSLFGFAIEVENVQIMIAFCGVGLLFNVLSARNNVIKHYRKEDNVTFKEKQLKAMEGLLPFIVYYISVFTAVAIDPNFIDFPFIYSIGLTMAFVVGRIITAHLTKQSFPMIHPPMLIPSLQIALRCIAVNFLGHSETIVVTALSWMGLGLALGIHIMFINDIIYDFTAYLDIYALSIKHPKVA, via the exons ATGGGCTATTTTGTTCCTCATAATAAGCTTGAGAATCTAAAACAATACAA ATATCAAAGTGAAGATCGGTCAATTGTCACTCACTATGTTCTAAAGCCATTTTGGAGAAAGTTTGCCAACATTTTCCCACTTTGGATGGTGCCAAATGTGGTAACCTTGTCAggtttttgttttatcatcatcaatgtgTTAACAGTTTTATACTACGACCCAGGGTTAAACCAAGAGACTCCACGCTGGActtatttttcatatgCCATTGGTTTATTCCTGTACCAAACTTTCGATGCCTGCGATGGTATGCATGCTCGGAGAACGGGTCAATCAGGACCTCTCGGAGAATTGTTTGATCATTGTATTGATTCATTGAACACAACTTTGTCATTATTCCCATTTTGTTCTGTGACTGGGATAGGATATGGAtacattttcatttttagtCAGTTTGCTGTATTAGCTAACTTCTATTTGAGTACATGGGAAGAATATCATACACATATGCTGTTCTTGAGTGAATTTTCGGGACCAGTAGAGGGTATATTGATGATCTGCTCCAGTTTTGTTCTAGCAGGTATCTTTGGTCCAGAAGTCGTATGGCATACAAAATTATTCAGTTTTTCCTTGTTTGGTTTCGCCATTGAAGTCGAGAACGTGCAAATCATGATTGCCTTTTGTGGTGTTGGTTTGTTGTTTAACGTTTTATCTGCAAGAAATAATGTCATCAAGCATTACAGGAAAGAAGACAACGTCACTTTTAAAGAGAAGCAATTGAAGGCTATGGAAGGATTGCTGCCATTTATAGTTTACTATATTTCTGTCTTCACGGCTGTCGCGATCGATCCAAATTTTATTGATTTCCCATTTATCTATTCCATTGGACTCACAATGGCGTTCGTGGTCGGCCGCATTATTACCGCACATTTAACAAAACAGTCTTTTCCAATGATCCATCCTCCAATGTTAATTCCTTCGCTTCAAATCGCTCTACGTTGCATTGCAGTCAATTTTTTAGGTCATTCAGAAACTATTGTGGTAACGGCATTGTCTTGGATGGGATTGGGACTTGCTCTGGGAATCCACATTATGTTCATTAATGATATAATTTATGATTTTACGGCATATTTGGACATTTATGCATTGTCTATCAAGCATCCAAAGGTCGCATAG
- the CIA2 gene encoding iron-sulfur cluster assembly protein CIA2 (similar to Saccharomyces cerevisiae YHR122W; ancestral locus Anc_2.139), giving the protein MSEFINENPVVLDNNQLPSRKDGGSQEFLLGDVTDEESVQRKKLLFKLDHSAKSPALESVELLDRLLLLDAPPDLTSDEESEETEEDFHDASETEKADPIDAQEIYDLLAHITDPEHPISLGQLSVVNLEDIEVHDSGNKEEMAEVIVRITPTITHCSLATLIGLGIRVRLDRALNPRFRITILLKKGSHQSENQVNKQLNDKERVAAACENDQLLSVVSKMLSTCK; this is encoded by the coding sequence ATGTCTGAATTTATAAATGAGAACCCAGTTGTTCTGGATAACAACCAACTTCCTAGCAGAAAGGATGGTGGTTCGCAGGAGTTTCTGTTAGGTGATGTTACTGATGAGGAGAGCGTACAAAGGAAGAAACTTTTGTTCAAGCTCGATCATTCGGCAAAATCCCCTGCTCTCGAAAGTGTCGAACTCCTCGATAGACTTTTATTATTGGATGCTCCACCAGACTTGACCAGTGATGAGGAGAGTGAGGAAACCGAGGAGGACTTCCATGATGCATCAGAAACGGAAAAGGCAGACCCCATCGATGCACAAGAGATATACGACCTGCTCGCTCATATAACAGATCCAGAGCATCCCATATCCTTGGGCCAGTTGTCCGTAGTGAATCTAGAGGATATTGAAGTTCACGATTCCGGaaacaaagaagaaatggcTGAAGTAATAGTTAGAATAACACCCACCATCACGCATTGCTCTCTTGCTACTTTGATTGGTTTAGGTATACGGGTACGTTTGGATAGAGCACTGAATCCACGGTTCAGAATTACTATCCTGCTTAAAAAGGGAAGTCATCAAAGCGAAAATCAAGTTAACAAGCAGCTTAATGATAAGGAACGTGTGGCGGCAGCGTGCGAGAATGATCAACTGTTGAGTGTTGTCTCTAAAATGCTAAGTACATGCAAATAA
- the LSM12 gene encoding Lsm12p (similar to Saccharomyces cerevisiae LSM12 (YHR121W); ancestral locus Anc_2.142), translating into MSTNLESVLGFKVRVTNVLDQITEGKIYSFNSANNTLTLLTTKKGQPQSFKVIKCSFIKNLEVLGDKPASNTFKRQHIRPQHVNVERIEQLLRQKLAEQKTRSIRTGKNVSKEGQFLFDMLYKTVSDTKWVDKKIVVLDDVEISPPYKLENVKPLHGSHTETETLVKRILQRGQEKLNDMMEMDGRRGG; encoded by the coding sequence ATGAGTACCAACTTGGAAAGCGTTTTGGGGTTCAAAGTTAGAGTTACCAATGTATTAGATCAAATAACTGAGGGGAAAATTTACTCTTTCAATTCAGCAAATAATACTTTAACGCTTTTGACAACCAAAAAGGGACAACCACAATCTTTTAAAGTGATAAAATGCTCATTTATCAAGAATCTAGAAGTGCTAGGAGACAAGCCTGCTTCTAATACATTCAAGAGGCAACATATCAGACCTCAACATGTCAATGTTGAGAGAATTGAGCAATTGTTGAGGCAAAAGCTTGCGGAGCAGAAAACGAGGAGCATTCGTACCGGTAAAAATGTCAGTAAAGAGGGTCAGTTTCTATTCGATATGTTGTATAAAACTGTTTCCGATACAAAATGGGTGGATAAAAAGATTGTTGTATTGgatgatgttgaaatatcacCACCATACAAGTTGgaaaatgtcaaaccaTTGCATGGCTCCCACACTGAGACCGAAACATTAGTGAAAAGGATTTTACAAAGAGGGCAAGAGAAGTTAAATGATATGATGGAAATGGATGGCAGGAGAGGGGGGTAA
- the TOM22 gene encoding Tom22p (similar to Saccharomyces cerevisiae TOM22 (YNL131W); ancestral locus Anc_2.137) gives MVELTEIIEGSNSFEEEQVQAAFEEGKAGDLSDDEYDSDFDDDDFDENETILERIVALKDMVPPKQRQTITNFVSSTTNFLRTAFSKTGSITWALATSAMLLGVPLSLSILGEQQLIEMEKSFDLQKDANDILAQGDNGAAVTPPATTAA, from the coding sequence atggtTGAGTTGACTGAAATAATTGAGGGTTCGAACTCTTTCGAGGAGGAACAAGTGCAGGctgcttttgaagaaggcAAGGCAGGAGATCTATCAGATGACGAGTACGACAGTgactttgatgatgatgactttgatgaaaatgaaactaTCTTGGAAAGAATAGTGGCATTGAAAGATATGGTTCCACCAAAACAAAGACAGACGATTACAAACTTTGTTAGTTCCACAACAAATTTCTTAAGGActgcattttcaaagacTGGTAGTATCACTTGGGCTTTGGCTACATCCGCCATGCTGCTTGGGGTACCTCTTTCTTTGTCTATATTGGGCGAACAACAGTTgattgaaatggaaaaaagCTTCgatttacaaaaagatgCGAATGATATTTTAGCTCAAGGTGATAATGGAGCTGCCGTTACGCCCCCAGCTACTACTGCTGCTTAA
- the KRE33 gene encoding ribosome biosynthesis protein KRE33 (similar to Saccharomyces cerevisiae KRE33 (YNL132W); ancestral locus Anc_2.136), translating into MAKKAIDSRIPALIRNGSQTKQRSFFVIVGDRARNQLPNLHYLMMSADLKMNKSVLWAYKKKLLGFTSHRKKREAKIKKEIKRGTREANDQDPFENFISNQNIRYVYYKETEKILGNTFGMCILQDFEALTPNLLARTVETVEGGGIVVILLKSMSSLKQLYTMTMDVHSRYRTEAHSDVVARFNERFILSLGSNENCLVVDDELNVLPLSGGKNVKPLPPNNEEQLSPKERELGDLKDSLEDVQPAGSLVGLSKTVNQAHAVLSFIDVISEKKLDTTVALTAGRGRGKSAALGIAIAAAVSHGYSNIFVTSPSPENLKTLFEFIFKGFDALGYQEHIDYDIIQSTNPDFNKAIVRVDIKRDHRQTVQYIIPQDSHVLGQAELVVIDEAAAIPLQIVKNLLGPYLIFMASTINGYEGTGRSLSLKLIQQLRTQANSTGREDTQTAVISRNTKQDNHINTGRHLKEVVLDEPIRYSPGDPVERWLNKLLCLDVTLIKNPRFAARGTPHPSQCNLFIVNRDTLFSYHPVSELFLEKMMALYVSSHYKNSPNDLQLMSDAPAHQLFVLLPPIDPKDGGRIPDPLCVIQVALEGEISKDSVRNSLARGHRAGGDLIPWLVSQQFQDEEFAGMSGARIVRIATNPEYSSMGYGSRAIQLLRDYFEGKFADMSEDSQPKDFTIKRVDDKALEKSNLLKDEIKSRDAKTLPPLLLKLSEQPPYFLHYLGVSYGLTQSLLKFWRNNNFIPIYVRQTANDLTGEHSCVMLNVLEGRESSWLVAFASDFHRRFLSLLSYDFNKFTSVHSLSVIESSKKAEEITGDEISTKELTKEQLDELFSPFDLKRLDSYSNNLLDYHVIVDMLPSLSLLYFSGKMTDSVKLSSVQSAILLAIGLQRKSIDQITKELNLPSNQIIAMFAKIMRKMSVYFRQLQRDSIEKEMPAIQDVQVDEMNGVEIKSYDAANTLDQMDKDMDDAGSEAVRAMKEKQKEMINSLNLNKYAIQENAEEWSESKKTLDKAAQNNGVVSVKTGKKRTTEHAQDIYKQEMKLFKKSKSKKHSK; encoded by the coding sequence ATGGCCAAGAAAGCTATTGATTCCAGGATCCCTGCGCTGATCAGAAATGGGTCACAGACCAAGCAGAGATCATTTTTCGTTATTGTCGGGGACAGAGCCCGTAATCAGTTGCCCAATCTTCACTATTTGATGATGAGTGCggatttgaagatgaataAATCGGTTCTTTGGGCTTATAAGAAGAAGCTACTCGGCTTTACATCGCacagaaagaagagagaggccaagatcaagaaagaaattaaAAGAGGAACGAGGGAGGCAAATGACCAGGACCCATTTGAGAACTTTATTTCCAACCAAAACATCAGATACGTGTACTACAAGGAGACAGAGAAAATTCTGGGAAATACTTTTGGAATGTGCATCCTACAAGATTTCGAGGCTCTGACGCCCAATCTTTTAGCCAGAACTGTTGAGACCGTAGAAGGTGGCGGTATCGTGgtgattcttttgaagtCTATGTCCTCTTTGAAGCAGTTGTATACAATGACCATGGATGTTCACTCTAGATATCGCACGGAGGCTCATTCTGACGTCGTTGCTAGATTTAATGAGAGATTCATCCTTTCTCTGGGCTCAAACGAAAATTGTTTGGTTGTCGACGATGAATTGAACGTCTTGCCACTTTCTGGTGGtaaaaatgtcaaaccaTTACCGCCAAACAACGAAGAACAGTTATCGCCGAAAGAAAGGGAACTGGGAGATTTAAAGGACTCCTTAGAAGATGTACAGCCGGCAGGTTCATTGGTTGGTTTATCAAAGACAGTTAATCAAGCACATGCTGTGCTATCGTTCATTGATGTCATCTCAGAGAAGAAACTAGATACAACGGTAGCTTTAACCGCTGGTAGAGGTCGTGGTAAATCGGCTGCGCTTGGTATTGCTATTGCAGCCGCAGTATCCCATGGTTACTCAAACATTTTCGTTACTTCTCCTTCTccagaaaatttgaaaactttattTGAGTTTATCTTCAAGGGATTCGATGCTTTGGGTTACCAAGAACACATCGATTACGACATCATTCAATCAACAAATCCAGATTTCAATAAGGCCATTGTTAGGGTAGACATCAAAAGAGATCATAGACAGACAGTGCAGTATATAATACCTCAGGACTCTCATGTTCTAGGCCAAGCTGAATTGGTTGTAATCGATGAAGCAGCTGCGATTCCATTGcaaattgtgaaaaatttattggGCCCTTATCTAATTTTCATGGCCTCCACTATCAATGGTTATGAGGGTACTGGTAGATCTCTCTCCTTGAAACTTATACAGCAGTTACGTACCCAAGCTAATTCAACGGGCCGCGAAGATACTCAAACAGCAGTAATCTCAAGAAACACCAAACAGGATAATCATATTAATACGGGGCGTCACTTGAAAGAAGTTGTACTCGACGAGCCAATCAGATACAGTCCCGGAGATCCAGTCGAAAGGTGGCTCAACAAACTGTTATGTCTTGACGTTACTCTAATAAAAAATCCAAGATTTGCAGCTAGAGGTACCCCACACCCATCTCAATGCAATTTATTCATTGTCAACAGAGATACATTGTTTTCTTACCATCCAGTTTCTGAACTGTTTCTGGAGAAAATGATGGCTTTATATGTGTCATCACATTACAAGAACTCACCAAATGACTTACAGCTTATGAGTGATGCACCAGCTCACCAATTATTTGTTTTACTACCACCTATTGATCCAAAAGATGGAGGTAGAATCCCAGATCCATTATGTGTTATTCAAGTAGCATTAGAAGGTGAAATCTCTAAGGATAGCGTCAGGAACTCTCTAGCTCGTGGTCATAGAGCCGGGGGTGATTTAATCCCATGGCTGGTCTCTCAGCAATTTCAAGATGAAGAGTTTGCAGGAATGAGTGGAGCCCGTATTGTAAGAATCGCTACTAACCCAGAATATTCCTCAATGGGGTATGGTTCTCGTGCAATCCAGCTTTTGAGGGATTATTTCGAAGGAAAATTTGCTGATATGTCAGAGGATTCACAACCAAAGGATTTCACAATCAAAAGAGTTGATGATAAAGCCCTAGAAAAGTCaaaccttttgaaagatgaaattaaATCAAGAGATGCAAAGACACTACCGCCATTGCTATTAAAACTTTCCGAACAACCACCATATTTCCTTCACTACTTAGGTGTTTCATATGGGCTGACACAATCTTTGCTTAAGTTCTGGAGAAACAATAATTTCATTCCTATTTATGTGCGCCAAACAGCAAATGACCTAACTGGTGAGCACAGTTGCGTGATGTTGAATGTTTTAGAGGGAAGAGAATCTTCATGGCTCGTAGCATTCGCCAGCGATTTTCACAGGAGATTTTTGTCGCTGCTGTCATatgatttcaataaattcaCCTCAGTTCACTCTCTAAGCGTCATTGAAAGTAGCAAGAAAGCGGAAGAAATTACGGGAGATGAAATCTCAACCAAGGAGCTAACCAAGGAGCAGCTCGACGAATTATTTTCACCTTTTGATCTGAAGAGATTGGATAGCTACTCCAACAACCTATTGGACTATCATGTTATCGTTGATATGCTACCATCACTATCCCTACTATACTTCAGTGGTAAGATGACTGATTCAGTAAAATTATCCAGTGTTCAAAGCGCTATTCTGCTGGCTATTGGTTTGCAACGTAAAAGCATAGATCAAATTACTaaggaattgaatttgCCAAGCAATCAAATTATAGCGATGTTTGCCAAAATTATGAGAAAAATGTCAGTATATTTTCGTCAATTGCAAAGAGATTCAATTGAGAAGGAAATGCCTGCAATCCAGGATGTGCAAGTCGACGAAATGAACGGCGTTGAGATCAAGAGTTATGATGCGGCCAATACCTTGGACCAAATGGACAAAGACATGGATGACGCAGGTTCTGAAGCCGTGAGAGCgatgaaagaaaaacaaaaggaAATGATAAATTCGTTGAACCTTAACAAATATGctattcaagaaaatgctGAGGAATGGAGCGAATCGAAGAAAACTTTAGACAAAGCTGCCCAGAATAACGGTGTAGTGAGTGTCAAAACaggcaagaaaagaactaCTGAACATGCTCAAGACATATACAAGCAAGAgatgaaattattcaagaagaGCAAATCTAAAAAGCATTCAAAATAG